Proteins encoded in a region of the Elusimicrobiota bacterium genome:
- a CDS encoding YtxH domain-containing protein, which yields MSERNNGETILVFLLGGAIGACLGLLFAPQSGEATRKKGKDFFDSISERTGELIEEGKEKYEEIKAAVKK from the coding sequence ATGAGTGAAAGAAACAATGGGGAAACGATTTTGGTATTTCTTTTGGGCGGGGCAATAGGTGCATGTTTAGGATTACTCTTTGCACCGCAGTCGGGAGAAGCTACAAGAAAAAAAGGAAAGGATTTTTTCGATAGTATCAGCGAAAGAACCGGCGAACTAATAGAAGAAGGAAAGGAAAAATACGAAGAAATTAAGGCAGCCGTAAAGAAATAG
- a CDS encoding response regulator: MIKNILIIDDDNELCEELTDILVDEGYSVNTAFNGTEGMSKISNNVYDLIILDYKMPGLSGGDVLRFMKEKDINTRVIVVSGKPFIEKQIEDDNMSGFVSSIIKKPFVINFLLEKIKTY, from the coding sequence ATGATAAAAAACATATTGATAATTGATGATGACAATGAACTCTGCGAAGAGTTGACGGATATTTTGGTAGATGAAGGATATTCCGTAAATACGGCATTTAACGGAACTGAGGGTATGTCCAAGATCAGTAATAACGTATACGATTTAATAATATTGGATTACAAAATGCCGGGTTTAAGCGGAGGCGATGTCCTGAGATTTATGAAGGAGAAGGATATCAATACCAGAGTTATTGTTGTCAGTGGAAAACCCTTTATAGAAAAACAGATAGAAGACGATAATATGTCAGGTTTTGTTTCCTCTATCATAAAAAAACCGTTTGTCATTAATTTCCTTCTTGAAAAAATCAAAACGTACTAA